In Endozoicomonas sp. GU-1, one DNA window encodes the following:
- a CDS encoding AMP-dependent synthetase/ligase, protein MNSPLNMHLISQIRDRAQRNPEHIAMRFVTQSADQDAHQWQEVSWHQLSKKIDQASRALLKQNLQVQAKVGIWSQNMPQWTVADLACLQARLVTVPLYPTSTTEQVKYILDETEASLLFVGEQAQYQSALELLARSSTLKTIVIFDRSVDISSCPQAIYFDDFIQHGVEPAILEERLNSRCMEDLFTLIYTSGTTGEPKGVMLDYANMAASFRGHDQIIHLDSLDTSLCFLPLSHIFERAWSFYALARGVTNVYLKEPQQVSEALKTVKPTVLCAVPRFFEKVYTTIHSRVATAPFIRRMIFKTAVSIGNAHMEYRRKGVEAPAYLQKLNRIADKMVFSKIRAGLGGNIRFMPCGGARLDDDINRFFHAIGIDVKLGYGMTETVATVTCFRDTDFEFGSCGIPLPGIQVRIGAEGEIQVKGDNVMRGYYKKPEETAKTFTADGWLHTGDAGLIDENGALRMTERIKELMKTSNGKYIAPQYIEGTLTKDRFIEQIAIIADARNYVTALIVPAFEALEEHAKALNLKYQNHRELIQHSSIQELIQERVNKIQQGLAKFEQVKKFTLLPKEFSIELGEITPTLKLRRKIIMKRFKKEIEAMYTPSKA, encoded by the coding sequence ATGAACTCCCCCTTGAATATGCACCTGATCAGCCAGATCCGTGATCGTGCCCAGCGCAACCCGGAACATATCGCCATGCGCTTCGTCACTCAAAGCGCTGATCAGGATGCTCATCAGTGGCAGGAAGTCAGCTGGCATCAGCTCAGCAAAAAGATTGACCAGGCTTCCCGCGCACTGTTAAAGCAAAACCTGCAAGTACAGGCAAAAGTGGGCATATGGTCCCAGAATATGCCTCAGTGGACCGTAGCCGACCTGGCCTGCCTTCAGGCACGACTGGTTACCGTACCGCTGTACCCCACCAGCACCACCGAACAGGTCAAATACATTCTGGATGAGACAGAAGCCAGTCTGCTGTTTGTGGGTGAACAGGCACAATACCAAAGTGCACTTGAGTTACTGGCCCGGTCATCCACATTAAAGACCATAGTTATCTTTGACCGCTCGGTTGATATTAGCAGCTGCCCGCAGGCTATCTACTTTGACGACTTTATCCAGCACGGTGTTGAACCGGCCATTCTTGAAGAAAGGCTGAATTCCCGTTGCATGGAAGACCTGTTTACCCTGATCTATACCTCAGGCACCACGGGCGAGCCCAAAGGCGTTATGCTGGACTATGCCAATATGGCAGCCAGCTTCCGTGGCCATGACCAGATCATCCACCTGGACAGCCTGGATACCTCGCTGTGCTTCCTGCCGCTGAGCCATATTTTTGAGCGTGCCTGGAGTTTTTACGCCCTTGCCCGTGGCGTTACCAATGTCTACCTCAAAGAGCCCCAGCAAGTCAGCGAGGCGCTGAAAACCGTTAAGCCGACGGTGCTTTGTGCCGTTCCCAGGTTCTTTGAAAAAGTCTATACGACCATTCACAGTAGAGTTGCCACAGCCCCCTTTATTCGTCGTATGATTTTTAAAACTGCGGTTAGCATTGGCAACGCCCACATGGAATACCGCCGCAAAGGTGTTGAGGCACCTGCTTATCTGCAGAAGCTCAACCGTATCGCCGACAAAATGGTGTTCAGCAAAATTCGTGCGGGCCTGGGCGGTAACATCCGGTTTATGCCCTGTGGCGGCGCTCGTCTTGATGACGACATCAACCGCTTCTTCCATGCCATCGGTATTGATGTGAAATTGGGTTACGGCATGACGGAAACCGTGGCAACCGTGACCTGTTTCCGTGATACTGACTTTGAATTTGGTTCCTGTGGTATTCCCTTACCGGGCATACAGGTGCGCATCGGTGCAGAAGGTGAAATTCAGGTTAAAGGCGACAACGTCATGCGCGGCTACTACAAAAAGCCGGAAGAAACTGCAAAAACCTTTACTGCGGACGGCTGGCTGCACACCGGCGATGCCGGCCTGATTGATGAGAACGGTGCGCTGCGAATGACCGAACGCATCAAGGAGTTGATGAAGACCTCCAACGGTAAATACATCGCACCACAATACATCGAAGGTACGCTGACCAAAGACCGCTTTATCGAACAGATTGCCATTATTGCCGATGCCAGAAACTACGTAACCGCATTGATTGTTCCCGCCTTTGAGGCTCTGGAAGAACATGCCAAAGCGCTGAACCTGAAATACCAGAACCACAGGGAACTGATTCAGCACAGCAGTATTCAGGAACTGATTCAGGAGCGGGTCAATAAAATCCAGCAAGGGCTGGCTAAATTTGAACAGGTGAAGAAATTCACGCTGCTGCCCAAAGAGTTCTCCATCGAACTGGGTGAGATCACGCCAACCCTGAAACTGCGTCGTAAAATTATCATGAAGCGATTTAAGAAAGAGATTGAGGCCATGTATACTCCCAGCAAGGCCTGA
- the aroC gene encoding chorismate synthase — MAGNSIGQLFKVTTFGESHGLALGCIVDGCPPGLPLTEADLQVDLDRRKPGTSKFTTQRREPDQVRILSGVFEGVTTGTPIGLLIENQDQRSRDYSNIKDLFRPGHADYTYAHKYGVRDYRGGGRSSARETAMRVAAGAIARKFLLSRGIEVFGWLSRIGDIQVEKLDWDEVRNNPFFSPDADKVPEMEALITSLRAEGNSVGARVSVMATGVPPGLGEPVFDRLDADLAHSLMSINAVKGVEIGDGFASVSQKGTEHRDEITPDGFLSNHAGGTLGGISTGQDVVAHIALKPTSSITTSGKSINSQGEPVEVVTKGRHDPCVGIRAVPIAEAMMAITLMDHFLRHRAQNADVVSPIPVV, encoded by the coding sequence ATGGCAGGAAATAGTATAGGACAATTGTTCAAGGTAACTACCTTTGGTGAATCCCACGGTCTGGCACTGGGCTGTATTGTTGACGGTTGCCCCCCGGGGTTGCCCTTAACAGAAGCGGATCTTCAGGTTGACCTGGATCGTCGTAAGCCCGGTACCTCCAAATTCACCACCCAGCGTCGTGAGCCGGATCAGGTCAGAATCCTCTCCGGCGTTTTTGAAGGGGTGACTACCGGTACCCCCATCGGCCTGTTAATTGAAAACCAGGACCAACGCTCCAGGGATTACTCCAATATCAAGGATCTGTTCAGACCCGGTCATGCGGATTACACCTATGCCCATAAATACGGTGTCCGGGATTATCGCGGTGGTGGCCGTTCATCCGCCAGGGAAACGGCCATGCGAGTGGCGGCTGGCGCTATTGCACGCAAGTTCCTGCTGTCCAGGGGGATTGAAGTGTTTGGCTGGCTGTCCCGGATCGGCGATATTCAGGTCGAGAAGCTGGACTGGGATGAAGTGAGAAACAACCCGTTCTTCTCGCCAGATGCGGACAAAGTCCCGGAAATGGAAGCGTTGATTACCAGCCTTCGTGCCGAAGGTAACTCCGTGGGCGCTCGTGTTTCCGTGATGGCGACCGGTGTTCCGCCAGGGCTTGGTGAACCGGTTTTTGACCGCCTTGATGCGGATCTGGCCCATTCACTGATGAGCATTAATGCGGTCAAAGGCGTTGAAATAGGTGACGGGTTTGCCAGTGTCAGCCAGAAAGGTACAGAACACCGGGATGAGATTACCCCGGATGGCTTCCTTTCCAACCATGCGGGTGGCACCCTGGGCGGTATCAGTACCGGGCAGGACGTGGTTGCTCATATTGCCCTGAAGCCAACATCCAGTATTACCACCTCAGGAAAGTCGATTAATAGTCAGGGCGAGCCGGTGGAGGTCGTCACCAAGGGGCGCCATGATCCCTGCGTAGGTATTCGTGCAGTACCCATTGCTGAAGCGATGATGGCGATTACCCTGATGGATCATTTTCTGCGGCACCGGGCACAGAATGCCGATGTCGTTAGTCCGATACCGGTTGTGTAA
- the prmB gene encoding 50S ribosomal protein L3 N(5)-glutamine methyltransferase → MTGSNESCEGLVSIRDFVRWGATRFNEAGLFFGHGSDNALDESLHLVFQVLQLPWDLPDQYLDSRLTHREREKLANLIEERAVSRKPLAYLVNQAWFCDMPFYVDERVLVPRSPIAELILQQFQPWLGDVEISRVLDLCSGSGCIGIGAAHAFPESQVDLLDISEDALEVANINIDRHELWGRVQAIKSDLFDFLDALPERPRYQLILSNPPYVDAEDMSDMPEEFTHEPELGLAAGDDGLDFARTILAQAADYLDDQGLLVLEVGNSQWALQDEYPEVPFVWPDFEKGGHGVLVLSAEDCRKYQSLFKNRLKAL, encoded by the coding sequence GTGACAGGTTCCAATGAGTCCTGCGAAGGGCTGGTGTCTATTCGAGACTTTGTACGCTGGGGAGCAACCCGCTTTAATGAGGCGGGGCTGTTCTTTGGTCATGGCAGTGATAATGCGCTGGATGAGTCCCTGCATCTGGTGTTCCAGGTATTGCAACTGCCATGGGATCTTCCAGACCAATATCTTGACAGTCGTTTAACCCATCGTGAACGTGAAAAACTGGCCAACCTGATTGAAGAACGGGCGGTCAGTCGTAAACCCCTGGCCTACCTGGTCAATCAGGCGTGGTTCTGTGATATGCCATTTTATGTGGATGAGCGGGTGCTGGTTCCCCGTTCTCCCATTGCCGAGCTGATTCTCCAGCAGTTCCAGCCGTGGCTGGGGGATGTAGAGATCAGCCGTGTGCTTGATCTGTGCTCCGGTTCCGGGTGTATTGGCATTGGTGCAGCCCATGCTTTTCCTGAATCCCAGGTGGATCTGCTGGATATTTCTGAAGATGCCCTGGAAGTGGCCAACATCAATATTGATCGCCACGAACTCTGGGGCAGGGTGCAGGCCATTAAGTCGGATCTGTTTGATTTTCTGGATGCTTTGCCAGAGCGTCCCAGGTATCAACTGATTCTGAGTAATCCACCCTATGTGGATGCTGAAGATATGTCGGATATGCCGGAAGAGTTCACCCACGAACCCGAGCTGGGTCTGGCCGCCGGAGACGACGGGCTTGATTTCGCCCGTACCATTCTGGCGCAGGCAGCTGATTACCTGGATGACCAGGGGCTGCTGGTGCTGGAAGTTGGCAACAGTCAGTGGGCTTTACAGGATGAGTATCCGGAAGTACCGTTTGTCTGGCCTGATTTCGAAAAAGGCGGTCATGGTGTTCTGGTGCTGTCTGCTGAAGATTGCAGAAAATATCAGTCTTTGTTCAAAAATCGGTTAAAAGCCCTGTAA
- the dauA gene encoding C4-dicarboxylic acid transporter DauA, with amino-acid sequence MPHRAHLLSLKLCHALSQACIADKYTGKRFASDLLAGLTVGIIAIPLSMALAIASGVAPQYGLYTAIISGFIIALLGGSRYSISGPTAAFVVLLFPIAETFGLAGLLLATVMSGIILVLMALMRLGRLIQYIPESITLGFTAGIGVVIATLQLKDFFGMTISAMPEHYWEKVTVLVNGVGSTHWPSLLIANVTLAVMLLWPRLRLPIPAHLPAVIIGSLLALIMGHYGFDVETIGSRFQYLLPDGSMGMGIPPVLPEFAWPWMQAGVDGQPSGISWSLVQALLPSAFAIAMLGAIESLLCAVVLDGMTGKRHSANSELLGQGIGNMVAPFFGGIPATAAIARSAANVKAGAQSPVAGMVHALVVLLALVALTGILACIPMSAMAALLLVVAWNMSEAPKAVHLLKTAPRSDVLVFLVCFFLTVVFDMVIAISIGVVLAALLFMKEVAEMIQVRDITRDKRYVDTPVAPTTAVLRIEGPLFFAAADHVFGEISRLSQDKHTIILQMENVYLLDAGGLSALTRLIEQCRKHHTRLLISELQFQPLKNLARAGVEPVEGVVKFYPSLSDALLDG; translated from the coding sequence GTGCCACATCGAGCCCATCTGTTGTCACTGAAGCTTTGCCATGCCCTTAGTCAGGCCTGCATTGCCGACAAGTACACCGGCAAACGTTTTGCCAGCGACCTGCTGGCGGGACTAACCGTCGGAATTATTGCCATCCCATTATCCATGGCGCTGGCCATTGCCAGTGGTGTTGCGCCACAGTACGGTCTTTACACGGCGATCATCAGCGGATTTATTATCGCCTTGCTGGGCGGGTCCCGTTACAGCATATCCGGCCCCACCGCTGCCTTTGTGGTGCTGTTATTTCCTATTGCAGAAACATTCGGTCTTGCTGGCTTGCTGCTGGCAACGGTTATGTCAGGCATCATTCTGGTGCTGATGGCTCTCATGCGCCTTGGACGTCTGATTCAGTATATACCGGAGTCGATCACACTGGGATTTACCGCTGGTATTGGTGTTGTAATTGCCACACTGCAGCTGAAAGATTTCTTTGGTATGACCATCAGTGCCATGCCTGAGCACTATTGGGAAAAAGTAACAGTTCTGGTCAATGGAGTGGGCAGCACCCATTGGCCAAGCCTGCTGATTGCCAACGTGACACTGGCCGTGATGTTGTTGTGGCCCCGGTTAAGGTTGCCCATTCCCGCTCATTTACCGGCGGTGATTATTGGCAGTTTACTCGCTCTGATAATGGGCCATTATGGTTTCGATGTTGAAACGATTGGTAGCCGATTCCAATACCTGCTACCTGATGGCTCCATGGGTATGGGGATTCCTCCGGTCCTTCCCGAGTTTGCCTGGCCGTGGATGCAGGCGGGTGTCGATGGTCAGCCATCCGGTATCAGCTGGTCACTGGTTCAGGCCCTGCTTCCTTCCGCTTTTGCCATTGCCATGCTCGGGGCTATCGAATCGCTGTTGTGTGCCGTCGTGCTGGATGGCATGACGGGTAAACGGCACAGTGCAAACAGTGAGCTGTTAGGGCAAGGCATTGGCAACATGGTTGCGCCATTCTTTGGCGGGATTCCAGCCACTGCCGCCATTGCCCGATCAGCCGCCAACGTCAAGGCCGGGGCACAGAGCCCGGTAGCAGGGATGGTCCATGCCCTGGTTGTGCTGCTGGCGCTGGTAGCACTGACCGGTATTCTTGCCTGTATTCCCATGTCTGCGATGGCTGCTTTGCTGCTGGTGGTTGCCTGGAACATGAGCGAAGCACCTAAAGCGGTGCACCTGTTGAAAACGGCTCCGCGCAGTGATGTGCTGGTTTTTCTGGTCTGCTTTTTCCTGACGGTTGTCTTTGATATGGTCATTGCCATCAGCATTGGTGTGGTACTGGCCGCATTGCTGTTTATGAAAGAAGTCGCTGAGATGATCCAGGTCAGGGATATCACCAGGGACAAACGCTATGTGGACACGCCAGTAGCGCCAACAACGGCCGTCCTGCGCATCGAGGGGCCGCTGTTTTTTGCCGCTGCTGATCATGTTTTTGGAGAGATCAGTCGTTTAAGCCAGGATAAACATACGATTATTTTACAGATGGAAAATGTCTATCTGCTGGATGCGGGCGGTCTCTCGGCCCTCACGCGATTGATTGAACAGTGCAGGAAGCACCATACCCGGCTATTGATCAGTGAATTACAGTTCCAGCCATTAAAAAACCTGGCCCGGGCCGGTGTTGAGCCTGTAGAAGGCGTGGTGAAATTTTATCCTTCATTGAGTGATGCGTTGCTGGACGGGTGA
- the acuI gene encoding acrylyl-CoA reductase (NADPH) — MFKALVLNQQDNNTVASIEQLDESTLPAGDVIVAVDYSSLNYKDGLAITGKGKIIRDFPMVPGIDYAGQVISSSDDRYQPGDSVILTGWGVGENHWGGMAEKASVPANYLVSMPAGLDSRKAMIIGTAGLTAMLCVMALQDAGITPEKGEILVTGASGGVGSVAITLLDQLGYQVVAASGRPENSDWLKSIGADRVIDRAELLEPARPLEKQLWAGAIDSVGSKVLAKVLAQVDYQGAVAACGLAGGFDLPTTVMPFILRGVKLLGVDSVMCPIEKRMQAWNRIAELLPESFYSDAAKEVSLDVVPELAEAITNGQVTGRTLIKL; from the coding sequence ATGTTCAAGGCGCTAGTACTGAACCAGCAGGACAACAACACTGTCGCTTCCATAGAACAGCTGGATGAATCCACCCTGCCCGCCGGGGATGTTATTGTTGCTGTTGACTATTCATCACTGAATTACAAGGATGGCCTGGCCATCACCGGAAAGGGAAAAATCATCCGTGATTTTCCGATGGTTCCGGGTATCGACTACGCGGGTCAGGTCATTTCCTCAAGTGATGACCGGTACCAGCCCGGTGATTCGGTTATCCTCACTGGCTGGGGTGTTGGTGAGAACCACTGGGGTGGTATGGCCGAGAAAGCCAGCGTGCCTGCTAACTACCTGGTTTCCATGCCTGCTGGACTGGACAGCCGCAAGGCCATGATTATCGGTACTGCCGGCCTGACGGCCATGCTGTGTGTCATGGCGCTGCAAGACGCAGGTATTACCCCTGAGAAAGGTGAGATTCTGGTCACCGGTGCCAGCGGTGGTGTCGGCAGTGTTGCCATAACGCTGCTGGATCAGCTGGGTTACCAGGTGGTTGCCGCTTCCGGTCGCCCGGAAAACAGTGACTGGTTAAAGTCCATCGGGGCTGACCGGGTGATTGATCGTGCAGAATTGCTTGAACCTGCACGTCCGCTGGAAAAGCAGCTCTGGGCAGGTGCCATTGACAGCGTCGGCAGCAAGGTTCTGGCCAAGGTACTGGCACAGGTTGATTATCAGGGGGCTGTTGCCGCCTGCGGCCTGGCCGGTGGGTTTGATCTGCCAACCACGGTGATGCCTTTTATTCTCAGAGGCGTTAAGCTTCTGGGTGTTGATTCGGTCATGTGCCCGATTGAAAAACGTATGCAGGCATGGAACCGTATTGCTGAGCTGCTGCCAGAGTCCTTCTACAGCGACGCGGCCAAAGAAGTGTCACTGGATGTTGTGCCTGAACTGGCAGAGGCCATCACTAATGGACAAGTCACCGGCAGAACACTGATTAAGTTGTAA
- a CDS encoding ankyrin repeat domain-containing protein, with translation MHGLELNVSLQGVMTPADSVVFKADNPEIEKCNFCFGNLGNQRTVVMFPCTHSYHKMCIEEFLEVPKNTTCPGCNHSVTHCLSPDETPLLVAAAKGRPDAISGLLALGVNVNDSTEDGLTPLHSAAIKGDVATLEQLVRHGANVNALTRGMTPLHFAAQFGHLDTIWFLLENGANINYQANVMETPSQIQDRRDWNVLLASVEKWQGLPLGSTLEYHGSDAQITSYGKTPLHCAIEAGQEQAVNDLVVAGADIEVLIGEGKTLLSWAKSEGKLTKSIICSLANATCDTEAPCEGARAELLSALIEINDWALFDKLSANTGGVALHKLQCLGSSQLVFFRSVECGQTDIIKAMITRGADVNGLNDRGMTPLYRAVCECQPESVATLIAANADVNATMGEYRWTALHLAVKKGESSIVQLLIDGNANVNACVSDGEIPFPPDKAFDRYKTNSTNGGTPLHIAVENCQPEIVERLIAANADVNALNTAVHTPLKVAKVLLDRAIYRVDHLNDLAAIDKIEPYQAIIQFLHSVNAGSGVEY, from the coding sequence ATGCATGGCTTAGAATTAAACGTCTCTCTGCAGGGCGTGATGACACCCGCTGATTCAGTAGTCTTTAAAGCGGATAATCCGGAAATTGAAAAATGCAATTTCTGTTTTGGCAATCTGGGTAATCAGCGTACTGTTGTTATGTTTCCCTGTACCCATAGCTACCATAAGATGTGCATTGAAGAATTTCTGGAAGTCCCAAAGAATACCACTTGCCCGGGATGCAATCATAGCGTTACCCATTGTTTATCACCTGATGAGACGCCGCTCCTGGTGGCAGCTGCAAAAGGTCGGCCTGATGCGATCAGTGGCCTGCTTGCCCTCGGGGTAAATGTCAATGACAGCACCGAAGATGGGCTAACTCCCCTCCATAGCGCTGCCATCAAAGGTGATGTAGCGACTTTAGAGCAACTTGTCCGCCATGGTGCTAACGTCAACGCCCTCACAAGAGGTATGACTCCACTCCATTTTGCGGCGCAATTCGGGCATCTCGATACCATCTGGTTCTTGCTTGAAAATGGTGCAAATATCAATTACCAGGCAAATGTGATGGAAACGCCCAGTCAAATCCAAGACAGGCGGGATTGGAACGTTTTATTGGCTTCGGTGGAAAAGTGGCAGGGCCTCCCTTTGGGATCCACTCTCGAATACCATGGAAGCGATGCGCAAATAACAAGCTACGGGAAAACTCCCCTGCACTGTGCCATTGAAGCCGGGCAGGAACAGGCTGTTAACGATCTGGTCGTTGCCGGTGCCGACATCGAAGTACTCATTGGTGAAGGCAAGACACTGCTCAGCTGGGCAAAAAGTGAGGGGAAACTGACGAAATCCATAATTTGTTCTTTAGCCAATGCAACTTGTGATACTGAGGCCCCCTGCGAAGGGGCACGTGCAGAGCTACTTAGTGCATTGATTGAAATCAATGACTGGGCTTTATTCGACAAATTGTCGGCCAATACCGGGGGGGTTGCTCTTCATAAACTTCAATGCCTGGGGTCCAGTCAGCTCGTCTTTTTCCGGTCGGTTGAATGCGGTCAGACAGATATTATCAAAGCCATGATTACCAGAGGCGCTGACGTTAACGGCCTTAACGATCGTGGTATGACTCCACTTTACCGTGCAGTCTGCGAATGCCAGCCTGAAAGCGTTGCAACGCTGATTGCAGCAAATGCTGATGTCAATGCCACTATGGGAGAATATAGGTGGACCGCCCTCCATCTTGCGGTTAAAAAAGGTGAGTCATCCATTGTTCAGCTCTTGATTGACGGAAACGCTAATGTCAATGCCTGTGTCTCAGACGGGGAGATCCCGTTCCCCCCCGATAAAGCGTTTGACAGATATAAAACAAATTCAACAAACGGGGGTACCCCTCTTCACATTGCAGTTGAAAATTGTCAGCCAGAGATTGTTGAACGCCTGATTGCTGCAAATGCTGATGTTAATGCCCTCAATACTGCAGTACATACCCCTCTTAAAGTTGCAAAAGTGCTTCTCGACAGGGCAATTTATCGTGTGGATCACCTGAATGACTTAGCCGCTATCGATAAGATTGAACCTTACCAAGCTATCATTCAATTCCTGCACAGTGTAAACGCTGGTTCTGGTGTTGAATATTGA
- a CDS encoding TrkH family potassium uptake protein — protein sequence MKHRPVFYVIGLFLTALAKFMLIPVIYDLLTGESNIWEFVAAAAITLISGAALTINFKPEHFNMKPRQVFVLTTLCWVAVCTFAALPFWFKLPVSFTDAFFETMSGITTTGSTILTGLDQMPPSVLIWRSLLQWFGGIGFIVMAVAVLPFLKVGGMRLFQSESSDWSEKAMPRSGSIAKGIVTVYLIMTAICAYLYFLGGMTGFEAINHAMTTVSTGGYSTSDASMGLFKNPFIIWTSTIFMILASLPFVLFVRCMRGDVNCFYQDTQVQAFIGFLLIVWLVLSVWLCCHSDNTFPQSLTLVSFNTTSTITTTGFAYGDYTLWGGLANLTFFFLLLVGGCSGSTAGGIKIFRFQIGGKLLNIQLKQLVHPRACFVQTYNGQQISSDILRSLIGFSFFFILLIALMSLLLSLCDLDPITSLSGATTAVANVGPGLGAVIGPAGNFSSLPDIAKWLLSAGMLLGRLEVITVLVLFTPAFWKG from the coding sequence ATGAAACACCGTCCGGTATTCTATGTGATTGGCCTGTTCCTGACCGCTTTGGCCAAGTTTATGCTGATTCCGGTCATCTATGATCTGCTGACTGGTGAGTCGAATATCTGGGAATTTGTCGCCGCTGCGGCCATTACGCTGATTAGCGGCGCAGCCCTGACCATCAATTTCAAACCAGAACACTTCAATATGAAGCCCAGACAGGTGTTTGTACTGACCACACTCTGCTGGGTGGCAGTATGCACTTTTGCAGCACTGCCCTTCTGGTTCAAACTTCCCGTCAGTTTCACCGATGCCTTTTTTGAAACCATGTCAGGTATTACCACCACCGGATCCACCATATTGACTGGTCTGGATCAGATGCCCCCCAGTGTGCTGATCTGGCGGTCGCTGCTGCAATGGTTTGGCGGCATCGGTTTTATTGTGATGGCGGTTGCCGTTCTGCCCTTTCTCAAAGTGGGTGGTATGAGGTTGTTCCAGAGCGAATCGTCTGACTGGTCCGAGAAAGCCATGCCCCGTTCAGGCAGCATTGCCAAGGGTATCGTTACTGTCTATCTGATCATGACGGCTATCTGTGCGTACCTTTATTTCCTGGGCGGTATGACCGGCTTTGAGGCCATAAACCATGCTATGACCACAGTCTCAACCGGCGGATATTCCACCTCAGATGCGTCCATGGGGTTATTTAAAAACCCGTTTATTATCTGGACCAGCACCATTTTCATGATACTTGCCAGCCTCCCTTTTGTTCTTTTTGTTCGCTGTATGCGCGGTGACGTTAACTGCTTTTACCAGGATACCCAGGTACAGGCCTTTATCGGTTTTCTGCTGATAGTCTGGCTGGTTCTGAGCGTTTGGTTATGCTGCCACTCTGACAACACCTTTCCCCAGTCGCTCACCCTGGTCTCATTTAATACCACCTCAACCATCACCACCACCGGCTTTGCCTACGGTGACTATACCCTGTGGGGTGGTCTTGCCAACCTCACCTTTTTCTTCCTGTTATTGGTGGGCGGTTGTTCAGGGTCAACTGCAGGAGGCATCAAAATTTTCCGGTTTCAAATTGGCGGCAAGCTTCTGAACATTCAGTTAAAGCAACTGGTTCACCCCAGGGCCTGTTTTGTACAAACCTATAACGGCCAGCAAATCAGCAGTGACATACTCCGTTCGTTAATCGGTTTCAGTTTCTTCTTCATCCTGTTGATTGCTTTAATGAGCCTGTTACTGTCCCTTTGCGATCTCGACCCCATCACCAGTCTTTCCGGAGCCACGACAGCGGTTGCCAATGTCGGTCCCGGCCTGGGAGCCGTCATTGGCCCTGCAGGAAACTTCAGTTCTCTACCGGATATCGCCAAGTGGCTATTAAGTGCCGGCATGCTGCTGGGCAGGCTTGAGGTGATTACCGTCCTGGTCCTTTTTACACCTGCTTTCTGGAAGGGCTGA
- a CDS encoding lipopolysaccharide kinase InaA family protein codes for MFSGTYFHIEERYRPRLEQLGITSFGKAMTLPLGDVLEKELSRESRRIKQSGQVAYLKRQFIVSKRLCLESNMLLHKAYTPAVNEAIYIKRLKFHDFQVMDVMAVGERRKNGFPFEGFILVDEVPGYQLDRYLTDTEDEKITHDLLTAYGTLIARLHQQGFFAPLRVKDVIIRDVERCELVMIDREIRNPYPRMHTKSRAQRSLRDGFRRTRREFRKFNDDMEAIIMSAYQRQWR; via the coding sequence TTGTTCTCAGGAACTTATTTTCATATTGAAGAGCGCTACCGGCCACGCCTGGAGCAGCTGGGTATTACTTCTTTTGGAAAAGCGATGACGTTGCCATTAGGTGATGTGCTGGAAAAAGAGTTATCCAGAGAGAGTCGTCGTATCAAACAGAGTGGGCAAGTTGCTTACTTGAAACGACAGTTTATTGTTTCGAAAAGATTGTGCCTTGAGAGCAATATGCTGCTGCACAAAGCTTACACCCCTGCTGTTAATGAAGCTATTTATATCAAACGGCTCAAATTCCATGATTTTCAGGTCATGGACGTGATGGCAGTGGGGGAGCGCCGGAAAAATGGTTTTCCTTTCGAAGGTTTTATTCTTGTGGATGAGGTTCCCGGTTATCAGCTGGACCGGTATCTGACCGATACTGAGGACGAAAAGATTACTCATGACCTTCTGACAGCCTATGGCACATTGATTGCCAGACTTCACCAGCAGGGTTTCTTTGCGCCATTGCGAGTGAAAGATGTAATTATTCGCGATGTGGAACGATGTGAGCTGGTTATGATCGACCGGGAAATCCGTAACCCATATCCACGTATGCATACAAAAAGCAGGGCCCAGCGCTCGCTTAGAGATGGCTTTCGTCGTACAAGGCGAGAGTTCAGGAAATTTAATGATGATATGGAAGCGATCATCATGAGTGCATACCAGAGACAGTGGAGATAA